A window of the Lactuca sativa cultivar Salinas chromosome 5, Lsat_Salinas_v11, whole genome shotgun sequence genome harbors these coding sequences:
- the LOC111885852 gene encoding zinc finger BED domain-containing protein RICESLEEPER 2-like: MEKMKEKLRPDNLLLKGELLHMKCCAHILSLIFQQGLSAIQSGIESIRESVVFWTATPKRVEKFEETKDGVSLSSKRKLVLDCKTRWNSTYLMLMSAIPYKEVFNSLIHKDKSYKQAPSDHDWLLAKVMCEKLKLFYSVTEMFSGVRYPTANLFFPKICEIRMLLQECSISPYAEIKRMATNMAKKFEQYWSLIHGVLALATILNPGFKMKLIEYYFPKMYGDESPLEVERLRKLTYDLVKEYKPCDAKETDFSLNISDFGMDVDDCGDPLAGFDLFVSTTSTVDTYKSELDYYLEENVLPRTGDFDILAWWKANGLKYPTLQRVVRDVLAIHVSTVASESAFSTGGRHVTPHRNRLHPDTLEALICVQDWLRDEKLGSIF; encoded by the coding sequence ATGGAGAAAATGAAAGAGAAATTAAGACCTGATAATCTTCTCTTGAAAGGGGAGTTGCTTCACATGAAATGTTGTGCACATATATTGAGCTTAATTTTTCAACAAGGATTAAGTGCAATTCAAAGTGGGATAGAGTCCATTCGAGAGAGTGTTGTTTTCTGGACTGCAACTCCAAAAAGAGTTGAGAAATTTGAGGAAACAAAGGATGGTGTTTCTCTTTCAAGTAAGAGAAAGTTAGTTTTAGATTGTAAAACTAGATGGAATTCAACTTATTTGATGCTTATGAGTGCGATTCCTTATAAAGAAGTCTTCAATAGCCTTATACACAAAGATAAAAGCTACAAGCAAGCACCGAGTGATCATGATTGGCTTTTAGCAAAAGTGATGTGTGAAAAACTCAAACTATTTTATAGTGTGACTGAGATGTTTTCTGGGGTCAGATATCCAACTGCCAATCTTTTTTTCCCAAAGATTTGTGAGATCCGAATGTTGCTTCAAGAGTGTTCTATATCACCTTATGCGGAGATCAAGAGAATGGCTACCAATATGGCTAAGAAGTTTGAACAATATTGGTCTCTCATACATGGAGTATTAGCCCTAGCCACTATTTTGAACCCAGGATTCAAAATGAAGTTGATTGAGTACTATTTTCCCAAAATGTATGGTGATGAATCCCCACTTGAAGTTGAGCGACTTAGGAAGTTGACTTATGACTTGGTAAAAGAATACAAGCCATGTGATGCCAAAGAAACCGATTTTTCGTTGAATATTTCTGATTTTGGCATGGATGTTGATGATTGTGGAGATCCTTTGGCGGGCTTTGATTTATTTGTGAGTACCACTTCAACTGTTGATACTTATAAATCTGAGTTAGATTATTATTTAGAGGAGAATGTTTTGCCAAGGACCGGAGATTTTGATATTTTAGCATGGTGGAAGGCGAATGGTCTTAAATATCCTACTTTGCAACGAGTTGTTAGAGATGTTTTGGCTATACATGTGTCTACGGTTGCTTCTGAATCAGCTTTTAGTACCGGTGGTAGACATGTCACTCCTCATCGTAATAGGCTTCATCCGGATACATTGGAAGCATTAATTTGTGTCCAAGATTGGCTACGGGATGAGAAATTAGGTTCTATATTCTAA